The Rhododendron vialii isolate Sample 1 chromosome 6a, ASM3025357v1 genome includes a window with the following:
- the LOC131328377 gene encoding uncharacterized protein LOC131328377, translating into MDVEKHVTGVVMTEQKSKQEVDTSTLGSFVGPSTIPISTCPSYDYTEHFTTEMVFLSDEALVDWIRCTGKQHGFIIVINGSEKCIKNRTPRMRFSCEMSGKYRPFVKKVDGKEVAVKKRVRSTGTKKCECPFELKAVKGNDGWTISVHNGTHNHPPAVYLEGHSYAERLSAEQTSTVVDLSVALVKPKEILTHLKVQDPENVTSIKTVYNVRHKYRVIEKAGKSQMQHLLDRLEKYHYVH; encoded by the exons ATGGATGTTGAGAAACATGTCACAGGTGTTGTAATGACGGAGCAAAAATCGAAGCAAGAG GTTGACACTTCAACACTTGGTAGTTTTGTAGGGCCATCGACTATACCTATTTCAACTTGTCCTTCATACGATTATACGGAGCATTTTACAACGGAGATG GTTTTTCTATCCGATGAAGCGTTGGTAGATTGGATAAGATGCACTGGTAAACAACACGGGTTTATCATTGTGATTAACGGTTCTGAGAAATGTATTAAGAATCGCACACCTAGGATGAGATTTTCATGTGAAATGAGTGGTAAGTATAGGCCGTTTGTGAAGAAAGTTGATGGGAAGGAGGTAGCTGTGAAGAAGAGAGTACGGTCCACGGGCACCAAAAAATGTGAATgcccatttgaattgaaagctgTAAAGGGCAATGATGGTTGGACTATCTCTGTCCACAATGGCACCCATAACCATCCTCCAGCGGTGTACTTGGAGGGCCATTCGTATGCCGAGAGGTTGTCGGCAGAGCAAACTAGCACGGTGGTTGATTTGTCAGTTGCTTTGGTGAAACCCAAAGAAATCTTAACCCATTTGAAGGTTCAAGATCCTGAGAACGTAACGTCTATCAAAACCGTGTACAATGTACGACACAAGTATCGAGTGATAGAGAAAGCTGGAAAATCTCAAATGCAACATTTGTTGGATCGGCTAGAAAAGTACCACTACGTTCATTGA
- the LOC131331361 gene encoding uncharacterized protein LOC131331361: MDHSLWGHLPLLVRANSKESVEYILQALWRTRNTGLDAADRHIICDMLQLPNDSDLDPLLVCLRMLMRRCVYENINKDEIQKLFPNEVLPEYQRLLTLLLQKFQREWREDVQKDQVNFPRLKAMTWNMANQGIDLTDPVAVINLKLQNDTQSNAGEMDVKFQLAKDTLETMLRSMSCIKDQLSDDVEASNRHVS; the protein is encoded by the exons ATGGATCACTCGCTGTGGGGGCATTTGCCATTGCTGGTGAGGGCCAACTCCAAGGAGTCAGTTGAATACATTCTTCAAGCGTTGTGGAGGACCCGCAACACCGGTCTCGACGCCGCCGACCGCCACATCATCTGCGACATGCTCCAACTCCCCAACGACTCCGACCTCGATCCT CTTTTGGTTTGCCTTCGCATGCTTATGCGCAGGTGTGTTTATGAGAATATCAATAAGGACGAGATTCAGAAGCTGTTTCCTAATGAGGTCCTTCCTGAATATCAAAGATTATTGACACTCCTGCTGCAAAAGTTTCAAAGGGAATGGCGGGAAGATGTGCAAAAGGACCAG GTTAACTTTCCCCGCTTAAAGGCCATGACGTGGAATATGGCAAACCAGGGCATAGATTTGACAGACCCTGTTGCAGTTATCAATTTGAAG CTTCAAAATGACACACAATCCAATGCTGGAGAGATGGATGTAAAGTTTCAGTTGGCTAAAGATACCTTGGAAACAATGTTGAGATCCATGTCCTGTATAAAAGACCAGTTATCTGATGAT GTTGAAGCATCAAACAGACATGTATCCTAA
- the LOC131331358 gene encoding uncharacterized protein LOC131331358, translated as MSIDGEKEKKVVVVDGVEDEEEEEDELSWSSDSEIGDALDYLDSKDDDEAVEGAFTLQARRPNAHGGVHSRPNTSSLQPLSNRNQKFSHHIRASPLEEWEGRLNVGMSNSVTTAIRGSVREMAIGKTKTTEKADRATVEQAIDPRTRMVLFKMLNRGLFHDVNGCISTGKEANVYHATKSNGQELAIKVYKTSILVFKDRDRYVQGDYRFRHGYCKHNPRKMVKTWAEKEMRNLIRLKAAGIRCPAPLLLRLHVLVMEFIGKAGWAAPRLKDAALSLDKLREGYVEIIMAMRTLYQKCKLVHGDLSEYNILYSEGHLYIIDVSQSVDLDHPHALDFLREDCVHVSDFFRKHGVAVMTIRELFDFIVDTSITDDSLDSYLEEVQQKILARGDVISHEDEIADSVFVQSYIPKTLDSVKNVEADIDRITSGKDTGDLYYQTITGLKHVLSMAQPSPEKEHQQEEGDVKQDSNLHDTETETGTDDDDEDDETSIDSEGKESGRENETLDPVDRKAARKENKKKVKEEKREARKTKVPKAVKKKKKKLAKAKKNR; from the exons ATGTCGATtgatggagaaaaagaaaaaaaagtggttgTAGTGGATGGAGTtgaggatgaagaagaagaagaggatgagcTTTCATGGTCTTCTGATTCTGAAATTGGAGACGCTCTTGACTACTTGGACTCTAAGGATGATGATGAAGCTGTTGAAGGAGCTTTTACACTCCAAGCCAGGCGTCCCAATGCTCATGGGGGGGTTCATTCTCGCCCCAATACATCTTCGCTTCAACCTCTCTCAAACCGGAACCAGAAGTTCTCCCATCATATAAGAGCTTCACCTTTAGAG GAATGGGAAGGGAGGCTGAATGTTGGCATGTCAAATTCTGTCACAACTGCAATTCGTGGAAGTGTTCGAGAGATGGCCATCGGTAAAACCAAAACTACAGAGAAAGCAGATCGTGCTACTGTCGAGCAG GCAATTGATCCTCGAACTCGAATGGTCTTGTTCAAAATGTTAAATCGTGGACTATTCCATGATGTAAATGGCTGCATTTCAACGGGGAAAGAA GCAAACGTATATCATGCTACAAAGTCTAATGGTCAGGAACTGGCAATCAAAGTGTACAAAACCTCTATTCTTGTATTCAA GGACAGAGACCGGTACGTACAAGGCGATTACCGTTTCAGACATGGTTACTGCAAGCACAATCCCCGGAAGATGGTCAAGACATGGGCtgagaaagaaatgagaaatcTTATTAG GCTAAAGGCAGCAGGAATTAGGTGCCCTGCTCCTCTTCTATTGAGGCTTCATGTTCTGGTCATGGAGTTCATAG GGAAGGCAGGTTGGGCAGCACCTCGACTTAAAGATGCTGCTTTATCTCTTGACAAGTTACGTGAAGGTTATGTAGAG ATCATTATGGCAATGCGAACGCTATATCAGAAGTGCAAGCTAGTGCATGGAGACTTGAGCGAGTATAACATACTCTATTCTGAG GGTCATTTGTATATTATTGATGTTTCTCAATCAGTTGACCTTGACCATCCTCATGCTCTTGATTTTCTTCGTGAGGATTGTGTTCATGTTTCT GATTTCTTTAGAAAACATGGTGTAGCTGTGATGACAATACGGGAATTGTTTGATTTCATTGTTGATACTTCTATAACTGATGACTCCCTGGACAGTTATTTGGAAGAG GTTCAACAAAAGATTTTGGCAAGAGGAGATGTGATTTCACATGAAGATGAAATTGCAGACTCTGTGTTTGTGCAG TCATATATTCCAAAAACGCTGGATAGCGTGAAGAATGTTGAGGCGGATATAGATCGGATTACTAGTGGGAAGGATACTGGCGATCTATACTATCAGACTATTACAGGACTCAAACATGTTCTTTCAATGGCTCAACCTTCACCCGAAAAAGAACACCAGCAGGAAGAGGGTGACGTAAAACAAGATTCTAACTTGCATGATACTGAAACGGAGACTGGAACAGATGACGACGACGAAGATGATGAAACCTCAATCGATTCGGAAGGGAAGGAATCTGGACGCGAAAATGAGACACTGGATCCTGTTGATAGAAAAGCTGCtaggaaagagaacaagaagaaagtgaaagaagagaagagggaAGCTCGAAAGACTAAAGTGCCAAAGgctgtgaagaaaaagaagaaaaagttggCGAAAGCGAAAAAGAATAGGTAA